The Prionailurus viverrinus isolate Anna chromosome C1, UM_Priviv_1.0, whole genome shotgun sequence DNA window tcttcGGTGAGGGAAACTGTCCTGTGCAGCATCCCTCACCCTTACCCCCTAGATGCCAGCAGACCTCCCCGCTCTTCAAGttcatgacaatcaaaaatgtctccagaccttGCCACATCTCCCTTAGAGGGCAAAACTGCCCTTGGTTAGTTAACAGTTGGCCCAggcaaagaaagggaaggaaaaacattttGGTTAAGGAAGAATAACCTGTGCAAAGGCACAGAAGTGTGCTCCTCCACGGCAGAGTTTAAGGAGACAAATCCAGGTGACTAGAGCGTgctgtggcagggagggagggagggagggagggagggagagggactgaTACCAGAGGCTGAGGAGAAAGGCTTTATTAAACTCCGGAAAAGGGCCAAGTTGTCTTCAACAGCTGACAGTGAAAAAACTGTGCCAGTCAGAAAGCCTCACCTAGGTCAGATCAGCGTATTTGCTACATGGAGACACAAGTTTATGAGGAAACAAACTCGCATCGGACTAATCAGCAAACCTGCCACCGTGAACATGTGCGGATGCCCTTCACGGAGGTCCCCACGGGAAGCTGCATTGCCACCAGGCAAAATGTGCCTGAATGCCTCCCTGAGAATGGCCTCCTGAAGATTCTCCACGGAGGCAAATCTTCCTCTGCTTTGGGTTTTTAGAAACAGTCAAATCATAATGTGATGGTAACAGATCAAGGGTAATGATCTTCTATGTCTAAAAGCTGGTTTGGCCAAGAGCGCTGTCATATAATTAGCGTGTGGTCTCCCTCACTGGGTATGTAAAACAGGGATACTACATCTGTGGATGGATAAACTCTGATCTGCTTGTTAAAGTACATCATACCCACACCTCAAGAAGAGTTTCCTAAAGTATTTCCTGTTTCCTCACATATAATCTGCAAGGAAGATAAATGTGCCCGGACCTCTCCTAACCTCGGGTTTTAGATTCTCCCCACAGACCACTCTAGTGTGGTTTCCAATTCAATTCCCTCCACATCCCTCCTCCAGTGACAGCTCCAAATGGGGCAGTTTAATTAGAGGTAATACTTGATGATGGGCCAACAAGTACTCCTCTATTAATGAGGATCACTAATTTCCTTAGTGGTGCCATTACCTCTGCAAAGCTGACTCCGTGCCAGAAAGTCCATACTCAAAGGGGCAAGCTGGAGAAACCTGACCAAGTAGATGTCCTGAAAATCCCAAAATCATTCCAGAGCTGGCTTCCCTGCTCCAGAATTCCACCAATCACAACACTGGTGTGCTTTGAACATCCCTGAAACCCCTCAGCGTGGTAATCATTTGCCCATCCCTTCAGTCAGCACCTATCATGCCATGAACTGTTAAGACACAGCAGACAAAAATGAATAAGGCAAGGTCCCTGCCATCAGAAGTTCAGTCTAGTGGGCCAGATATTAGATATTAGAGAATTCCAATACAGTGTAATACATGCTCTAATAAAAATAGGCATGATTGGCATAAGAAGCACAGAAGAGAACTAGCTAATCTCTGCATTCACATAGGAAGGGGGCTGGGGCCTTGCAGACAAGTAGAATTTAACTAAAGGAGGAAAGTAGAAAAGAACATTCCACACAGAATGTACAGCACAGTGCAAAAGCTGTCAAAGTTTCATGCCAAAAAGCTCCAGGTGGCTGAAGTGTAAATTTGGCCCggggataggggcgcctgggtggctcagtcggttaagcggctgacttcggctcaggtcacgatctcgcggtccgtgagtttgagccccacgtcgggctctgtgctgacagctcagagcctgaggcctgtttcagattctgtgtctccctctctctgaccctcccctgttcatgctctgtctctctgtctcaaaaataaataaaaaacgttaaaaaaaaaaattttttttttaaatttggccCGGGGATGGGGCTGAAGGTGGGGGTAGCAGAGAAGGAGGTAAGACTAGAAAGACTAGGTGGTGGCCACATCACAGCTGCTCTGGATCCTATGATAAATGGTTTAAGCTCCTGGGAGACACTTCAGGATCTGAAACAGGGGAGGGAAGTGCgctttagaaagatcactctggcagCTACGTGGAAAATGgatttggaaaaggaagaaagcatgaatggggtaaGAAGGCTCTTGCAATCCAGTATGAGCTTTGTGAAGGCAGAGACAGACTGTGCTTCATCACTTCTTATCTTCAACATTTAGGCACTCATGGGCACTCAATAGGTAGATATGGCTGAATTAAGTCTTGGGAAAAAGTGACTAAAACCAAAAAGACTGCCCTGTGGCTAACGATAGGAGGAGGTGTCTGAGCCTACAAATTGGTCTGTGAAGGATGGAAATGAGCACAGCTATGGAGGCGGTGGTGGTGAGCCGGTAGTCAGGCTAAAAGTAGAAAGATAAAATACAGACCAAGATGACTAACCTCGATTCCAGGTGGTGGATAACGTGTAGTTTTTGGCACAGATCCGCCTGGCCAGAGAGGGATGCTTGAGAATCTGGGATTTACACAGCTGTATCAGACTGTCCACAATGACTGGGCttggaggaaagaagaaacatttgGAGATGTAAAGCAACAGATTGACTCCCAAGATCCATTGGCTGGAAATCTTATTGACTTGGGGGAAACTCACCAGTAGGTCTCTCTCTTGGGGGTGTCTTCAGTGGAGTGCCAAAGACGGGCGTGAAAGATCACATTCAGAATGCGTTCATCTTGGTTCTCTATGTGGTTCTTTGGATCATCAACAAGGCTAAGCACTTTCCTGGGAAGGCCTTCTATTAATTTGGCCTTGGTTAGCCACAGGGCCTGCTTTACACCTTTGGGGTAATCAgttacaaaaaccaaaaaaacaaaaaaggtgatTCAATAAGAATTGCTTAAGTCTGCCAATAGCATCTTAGGGAAACGTCTGTCTTGAGAGAGACAGGATTTGTACTGTGACATCTGAGGAGTCAGAACTAAAATAAGAGTGAACACCAGGACCACCAAATTTCAACTCAACTTCAGGAATGACTGCCTACCTAAGGATGGTCAACAGTTGACTGAGGCAGTCGATGCCTGCACAGGAGGAATTCAAATAGCAGCTAAGATGGCTGGGGTCCGTAAGGCTAAATCTTGCAGGAAAGTGTCTGTCTGTTGCCTGCAAGATTCAGACTCTAGACTCTGGGACTAGATCGACGGATGCCAACATTTCAAATCCTAGATCCCTTCTATTAACCCACACCAAAATCCCTGATTGGAAAAGCCCTGACAGTGGGCTGGTGACTGCTTTGGGTAGCAGGCTACTCATCCCAGATGGGAAAACACCACTGCTTCAGAGATAGATCTTCATTTAAAAGCTATGTCTGGGATTAAATGGAGCCTAGGGTACTTTGGGGGAGACACCTTCAGGCAATTTCCTTTGTGCTAATAAATGAAATGCTATAAGGGCAATGGGACTTTTCACTTTCAGCCTTGCAGGCCttgagaaatacaaacatttaaaaatgtaacttctgGATTTTGTGGTGCACCAGAAAAAGCCCTGAGTGGGAGTCAGGTAACCTGAATTTTAGTTCTGACACTGCCACTGTTTCTtacacttgaaaaaattaaaaaaaaaaaaagaattttttttaattaaaaaaattgagatttgggggcacctgggtggctcagttgattgaacatccaactcttgtcaggtcatgatcttaaggtcatGATATCAAGTCCCAGGATGGGCTCGCTGCACTCTCCagtgggcatggaggctgcttaagattctctctcctctctgcctctgtcccttccctgctcgctctctcaaaaaaaaaaataaataaataaaattgagatttTTATGGTTCACTAGAATACgaataatatgtaataattacagatgccatttactgagcatcaCCGTTTACCTGTGCCAGGTACTTTATCTACGAGTTGGATGTGATTTTATGGAATGGAGGAGATCCATCTGGAATCCATTATAGGATGGATTTTATGAAACTCAGAGACTAAGGAATTTACTTCAAGTTACACACCCCGAAAGTGACGGTGGGGAGGACGTGAGTCTGTCTACCCTAAAGCCTGGTAATGTTCCCGGGGTCACTCAAGGGTACCAAGTCTTGTGAGGTCCATCATAACACCTTGGTTGGGCAATGGAAGTGTTTAGATGCTGTAAAGTCAGTTTTCAGGAATGGGTCTGATGGGCTTAAGAGACTGGCTGGTTGACTTAAGTTTTTGTCAAATCAAGGATTTATTCTCTGGCTTAGTCCAAAAATCCTGCCAGGTCTTTGTTTCTTAACTACTCCTTGGAAAATACTGCTCCCACTGAACCTGaccattttgtgtttttagaacCAGGATCTGCACAGTAATTTGGGAACTAAGGAAGAACAGGCAAGAATACAGAaaggggggacacctgggtggctcagtcagttaagcatccaactcttgatatcagctcaggccgtgatctcccagttcgtgaattcaagccctgagtctggctctgcgcggacagtgaGAAGACTggttgggatattctctctctctctctctctctctcgctgctgCCCACCCCCCTGTCCACCgcttctccacctccccccaccacgcactggcactctgtctcaaaataaacttaaaaaaaaaaaaaaaaaaaaaaaaaaaatatatatatatatatatatatatatatatatatatggaaagtgACTCAATAAAAGAAGCCCTGAGTcactttccatatatatatatatatatatatatatatatatatatatggaaagtgACTCAATAAAAgaagccctcccaccccccacggACCCTGTAAAATAATTTCTGGTACTGCTCTAGACACACAGACTGGTTTCATTCAGCTCAGTCATTCTGACCTGCTCTTAGTGAGAATGAGGTGGGGAGGTGCGGGAAATAGGCTAGATGGCTTTTAGGTCCAAATCCCTTCCTTGAGAACACCTCAGCTCTGACCTTTGACAAAGGACACTGATCTAGGAAACCAGATACGTAGCCCTGGCTTCACTATTAACCCACAGGGCATCTCTGGGCAAATCACATCCCTCTCTGTTACATTCACCAAGCCTGGGAAATGAGGCCATAGGCCAGGCGATTAAGCACGCTTTCAGCTACGACTTTCCACTATAAACTCCCTCCACCTATTTCTTCAATGTAGTTATGTGTCCAGGGTGTTAAGAGCTGCAAGGGTCAATGTGGTCCAACTAGTCAAAACCACTCAGTTCACAGAAAAGAGGCTCTGGAAGGTTCAGCCACTTGCCCCAAATGACTGAGATTTAGATAGAGGCACGGCTAGGGCAGAAACCAGGTCTTTTCACCTCGCCACTCAACCTAATATTCGCTCACACAAGCACAGCACTTCACATCCCACTTAACCCTGAAACCCTCAGAAGACGTAATCACTACCGGCCCCATTTCGCAAAAGAAACCGAGCCCCACAAAGTTTCAAGGTCTTGACTAAGGCCACAGAGGGTCGGGGTCGGTGCTGGGCGGAGGAACAAGGTCCCTCCTGCTGGTCCTAGGGTCTCACCCTCGAGGAGGCGGCAACGGTGGTGGAAGACGTAGCAGGCCCGATCCTTGTACAGCGGCTGCTCGTGAATCGGGGTTGGGCGGCGGAACTTTGGGTGCGTCCAACCAGGGTCCCAGGGTGGGAAGACCGGCCGCGCCAGCCCGGGCATGAAGTGCATCTTCCCAGCGTAGGTGATGGGCTCCAGTCCAGGGATCTCGTACACCCTGTCCAGGGGAGGAGGCTCGGGCTTCCGCGTGGAGCGCACGCCCCACTCGTACGCCCCGCGTGTCGGGGTCCCGCAGCCCCCAAGACCGAGCGGCCCAGGGCGAGCCAGTGCACGCCTCGCGGGCCCCGACGCCAACGCCATCCCGACTTAGTTTCCTCAAGACCTCCACCTGGACGCCGCCATATTCCCGCGCGCAAAGCCTGCTGGAAGCGAAAGGGGCGGGATGCCAAGGCTCGTTTTATGATTGGCATCCACTTCAACCAATAATGTTCAAGATGTCCCTGACTTGCCCCACCCCTCAGaccacttttattttctcataggtGAGACCCGCTAGGCACTTCCCGCCTCCCGGGAGAGGGCGGAACCTGGAGTAACCTCTCGGGGAGAGGCGCGGGTGTGTAGGTGAGTGGTTTTGGTAGAGGCTGGCATAGGACTAGGGATAGAACACCAGTACTTCAAACCTGAATTTAAGGTAACCTTGACCGCTTACGGGCAGCTGACGCTTGGCAGGGCACTTTCCTCTGAGCCCCAATGTCCCTTACTGTAAAAATAGGGATCGAAATGCCTAAGGGCGCCCGCACAGCTCCCGCCCCTAGTGGGTGCGCTGGAAGTTTCCTTGCCTCACCACCCACTTCTCGCAGCTGCTGCGCCTTCACCGGGGCCACCCGCTGAGCCTGAGAGTGGCCCTGCCCACTACACCAGTGCTGCATCCGACTGCACGCCCCTTCCCCGGCGTCAAGAGGGAGTTAGTTTCCTCCCATTTCCTTGGGGTTTCCCCATCTGCCTCCTAGAAGCTAGCCCAGAGCTATGGAGATGTTCTTTGCTCCTTGCACCTACACCAATTTATCAAATGCTTGCGGTGTTGGTCAAGCACTGTGGTGAGCGTTGGGTTTGCGTTGGTGAATAAAACAGCTATGGAATGAAGAGTTTATGGGCAGAAAGCAAGTAAAGTAAATAAGCGATTGCAACACGCATGTATATTTCCTATATCTTTTCcccagttatttttctttttagcatttaaCACTAAATACCGTGTTTTCCATTTGGGGCTTGTCTGATGACCTTCtcttccactagaatgtaaactccatgagtgCAGCGGGTTTTGTTTCCTCGCTGCTCTATCCCGTGCACCTAGAACAGCAGTAAATATGTGGTAAATGAATCAATACATAGTAGAAACAAATAGGGTATGTGACAGGCATGAGAAAGGGGAGGTTCAGGATGGGCTTCTGAGAGGAGGTGACCTTTAAGGAAGACCCAAAGGTCATCTCGCCAGAGGCAACAACAGGTGTCAAGGCCTGGCTTAAAGTTAATGCTTCTTAGACTGGAAAGGTAGAGGCTAGGAGCAGGCAGGAACCAGATCTTTAAAGTTCACGGTGGACTTGGCCAACTTCTCTGCCGATTTCCAaaacatcaaagaaggtagggtAATTAAGACGCAGAGAAGGTAAGTTTAAGGCAAATACTGATAGGAATAACCCTCGTGCTGTATTACAGTTTACAGTTAACAGAGCTTTTACTTATCTCAGTTATCTTGCAAAAActtcagaagttaaaaaaaaaaaaaagcataaagaggGCTCCAGACTTCATTCACTCACAATACATACCTGGTCCatagcacaaaataaaaatgagttgaaTTGATGTAACACCATGCTAGACTGCAAGCTTTATCTCCTTATGTAGGGAGCCCATGTCCTATTTATATCTGTTGTGTCTCAGcacctagcactgtgcctggctcCCAGACCTTATTTATAAACTGAATGAGCACTCACCATTCACTGGAGCCTTACATATGCCAGGCTTGTGCTTGGTGGCAGAATACAGGAAGAATAAGACACCATCCTTGCCCTCAAGGGGGTTGCAGCCTGCTCAACCCTCCTGAAATCATAGAGCTCACGAACAGTAGAACCAAATTTTCTGAAACCAAAATTTCAGAGACATTAGGAGAAAGATGTATTGCACACAGAGGGACTGCCCTTCTAAAACCAAGCGGTAAGAGAATGTGGACAAGTTCTGATCAGAAGAAGCATGGGGCACCAGGCAAGAAGATTGGATTCGAGCCAGTAGGCAATGGGGAGCCGTTAAAGCTCGCTTAAGTGGGAGACTGGTGTGATAAGAGCTAGTGGCAGGTGTGAGGATGGGTGGTGTAGGGAGAGGCTGGAAGCACATCCTCTGGGACCATGGGAAGCCCCTGTGTAAATGGACATGGGAAGCAGGAAAAGTAGAAAAGGTTTTAAAGGTTAGGAATTGTGGGAGGTGATTGGTAACCAAGAAAcgggacatccctgtcttttaGGAGCTATGTGACCTTGGTAAGTTATTAAACAAAACCCGCCCCCCACCTCGCCTCCAGTTTTTCCGCCTATAAAATGACATCTCTAGTACTAGCCTcattataaagatgaaatgaaacgCAGCAATTTGGTGGGTGACTTGCCTGAGTGAAGACAGAAACTGAGTGAAGACAGAAAAGGATATGTTGGTATAATTCCGTTTACGTAAAGGTAAAAACCGGGCAAAGCTGAACTGCAGTGGTTAAGTTTGCACACAAAAGTGGCAAAACTACTTTTGAAAAGCAAGGGAATGATTATGCCAAAAGTCAGGATGATGATTACCTTGTGGGGGATGGGAGGTCACCAGGAAGGGACACGTGATTGGCTTCTGGGTTGCTAGCAAGGCTCTTTGTACTTGAACATGTTGTAGTTACATAGGTGttcttttctaaacattttaatttcctttttaataatttctataatTACTAAATTATACATAAGTACTGTGTTTTATCATTGAatatcatttacttatttaatgtttatttttgagagagagagagggagacagagtgtgagtgaggaggggcaaagagagaaagggagacacagtattcaaagcaggctccaggcttggagctgtcaccacagagcttgatgcggggcttcaacccacaaaccatgaaatcatgacctgagctg harbors:
- the MRPL37 gene encoding 39S ribosomal protein L37, mitochondrial, producing MALASGPARRALARPGPLGLGGCGTPTRGAYEWGVRSTRKPEPPPLDRVYEIPGLEPITYAGKMHFMPGLARPVFPPWDPGWTHPKFRRPTPIHEQPLYKDRACYVFHHRCRLLEGVKQALWLTKAKLIEGLPRKVLSLVDDPKNHIENQDERILNVIFHARLWHSTEDTPKRETYCPVIVDSLIQLCKSQILKHPSLARRICAKNYTLSTTWNRESFLLQVRGSSGARLNTKDPLPAIASKEEVEATKNHVLETFYPISPTIDLQECNVYDVKDNTGFQEGYPYPYPHTLYFLETASLRPHRLQPDHLRAKMILFAFGNALAQARRLYGSDTKVLEQPVVVQSVGTDGRVFQFLVLQLNTTDLASNEGVKNLVWVDSDQLLYQHFWCRPVIKKKVVVEPVGPTGFQPETFRKFLALYLHGAV